The Thiorhodovibrio litoralis genome includes a window with the following:
- the nuoF gene encoding NADH-quinone oxidoreductase subunit NuoF — MNVDDLEELANKHRDENATVKTEIRVCTAASCQSSGAMPVLDALTQGCTEDEHPGCRVKQVGCMGLCSAGPLVAVAERDASLDDASIYRDVTAADAPEILTGAKTGAPVERLRCPNDMPFFARQQRVVLENSGVVDPNSFKGYVALGGYQAMVQALTEMTPAEVIAEVTTSGLRGRGGGGYPTGLKWSTVAKMPTRQKYVICNADEGDPGAFMDRAILESDPHRVLEGMAIAAYAIGADKGFVYIRAEYPLAVERLKTAIRKAKRAGFLGHHICVTEFNFDIEIRLGAGAFVCGEETALMASVEGGRGQPRPRPPYPAESGLWGCPTLINNVETFANIAPIVREGGNWYAGIGTERSKGTKVFALAGAIRNTGLIEVPMGTPLRDIIESIGGGIPNDKAFKAVQTGGPSGGCIPESHLDTPVDYDSLKTLGTIMGSGGMIVMDETSSMVEVARFFMEFCMSESCGKCIPCRAGTAQMHELLDRIAKAQATQDDLALLEELCEVVQATSLCGLGQTAPNPVVSTLRYFRDEYEQRLRQKDAA, encoded by the coding sequence ATGAATGTCGATGATCTCGAAGAACTCGCCAACAAGCATCGCGACGAAAACGCCACGGTCAAGACCGAGATCCGCGTCTGCACCGCCGCGAGCTGCCAGTCCTCGGGTGCGATGCCGGTGCTCGACGCACTCACGCAAGGCTGCACTGAGGATGAACACCCCGGCTGCCGTGTCAAGCAGGTCGGCTGCATGGGCCTGTGCTCTGCCGGCCCGCTGGTGGCGGTCGCGGAGCGCGATGCCTCACTTGATGATGCGAGCATTTATCGCGATGTCACCGCCGCCGATGCACCTGAGATACTGACCGGCGCCAAGACCGGAGCGCCCGTCGAGCGCCTACGCTGCCCCAACGACATGCCGTTTTTTGCCCGTCAGCAGCGCGTGGTGCTAGAAAACTCAGGCGTGGTAGACCCCAACAGCTTTAAGGGGTATGTCGCCCTTGGCGGCTATCAGGCCATGGTGCAGGCACTGACGGAAATGACCCCGGCTGAGGTCATCGCCGAGGTGACCACCAGCGGGCTGCGCGGCCGCGGTGGTGGCGGTTATCCGACCGGCCTTAAATGGTCGACCGTCGCCAAGATGCCAACGCGACAAAAATACGTAATCTGCAACGCCGACGAAGGCGATCCCGGCGCATTCATGGACCGCGCCATTCTCGAGTCCGACCCCCACCGGGTGCTCGAGGGCATGGCGATTGCCGCCTACGCCATCGGCGCCGACAAAGGTTTTGTTTATATCCGCGCCGAGTATCCGCTGGCGGTCGAACGGCTGAAAACCGCCATTCGCAAAGCCAAGCGCGCCGGCTTTCTCGGCCATCACATCTGCGTGACCGAGTTCAACTTCGATATCGAAATTCGCCTTGGCGCCGGTGCCTTCGTCTGTGGCGAGGAAACCGCGCTCATGGCCTCAGTTGAAGGCGGACGCGGTCAGCCGCGCCCGCGCCCACCCTACCCGGCCGAGTCCGGACTCTGGGGCTGCCCGACACTGATCAACAATGTCGAGACATTCGCCAATATCGCCCCCATCGTCCGCGAGGGCGGCAACTGGTACGCTGGCATCGGCACCGAGCGCTCCAAGGGGACCAAAGTCTTTGCGCTCGCCGGTGCCATTCGCAACACTGGCCTCATTGAAGTGCCCATGGGCACCCCGCTGCGCGATATTATAGAGTCCATCGGCGGCGGCATCCCCAACGACAAGGCCTTCAAGGCGGTGCAAACCGGCGGCCCATCCGGCGGCTGCATCCCTGAGTCGCATCTCGACACTCCGGTGGACTACGATAGCCTCAAAACCCTGGGTACCATCATGGGCTCAGGCGGTATGATCGTGATGGACGAGACCTCCAGCATGGTCGAGGTAGCGCGCTTTTTCATGGAGTTCTGCATGTCGGAGTCCTGCGGCAAGTGCATCCCCTGCCGCGCCGGCACCGCGCAGATGCACGAACTGCTCGACCGCATCGCCAAGGCGCAGGCGACACAGGACGACCTCGCGCTACTCGAGGAACTCTGCGAGGTAGTCCAGGCCACCAGCCTGTGTGGACTCGGACAAACCGCACCCAATCCGGTGGTCAGCACCCTGCGCTACTTCCGCGACGAATACGAACAACGGCTGCGCCAGAAAGACGCGGCCTGA
- a CDS encoding zinc ribbon domain-containing protein, with protein sequence MALIQCPECEGKVSDQAPVCPHCGFPLRSDTGSSSSSSSALADPAHSSEEGSASPQLSPNAYPGKPYHWSDRIPVAFILFWGGMLVGVMGSNGDMVDSLQGNGIQASERTPIGWLAWAMVIGGVIWFVGKNLLAYLHYRNWKIDNLHKEMIEEAEQAEQAATGQNAGQDAGQNSGSAA encoded by the coding sequence ATGGCACTGATTCAATGCCCTGAATGCGAAGGCAAGGTCTCCGACCAGGCCCCGGTCTGCCCTCATTGCGGTTTTCCGCTACGCAGCGACACCGGGTCTTCCTCTAGTTCCTCCTCTGCTCTGGCCGACCCGGCGCACAGCAGCGAAGAAGGATCGGCATCGCCGCAGCTAAGCCCAAACGCCTACCCCGGCAAGCCCTACCACTGGTCGGACCGAATACCTGTCGCCTTTATCCTGTTCTGGGGCGGCATGCTGGTTGGTGTCATGGGTAGCAACGGCGACATGGTCGACAGCCTTCAGGGCAATGGCATTCAGGCGAGCGAGCGCACGCCCATTGGCTGGCTTGCCTGGGCCATGGTTATTGGCGGAGTCATCTGGTTCGTCGGCAAGAACCTGCTTGCGTACCTGCATTACCGCAATTGGAAAATCGACAACCTGCACAAAGAAATGATCGAAGAAGCCGAACAGGCTGAACAAGCGGCCACCGGTCAAAACGCTGGCCAAGATGCTGGCCAAAATTCAGGCAGCGCCGCCTGA
- the hoxU gene encoding bidirectional hydrogenase complex protein HoxU yields the protein MPLPTPASNVRVVTLRIDGQDLSAREDETIIEVCRENQIPIPSLCYLDGLSILGGCRLCLVELEGQNRLFAACSTRVAEGMHVITNTERLQRYRRTIVELLFAERNHVCSVCVSNGHCELQNLAQGCGVNHVHMPYRYHQYQVDSSHEMFRVDHNRCVLCTRCVRVCDEIEGAHTWDIMGRGSDCQVITDMARPWGDSTTCTSCGKCVQVCPTGALVKQGTSAGEMVKDQSFLPILARRRHQR from the coding sequence ATGCCATTGCCAACGCCAGCCAGCAATGTCCGGGTCGTCACCCTGCGGATCGACGGCCAGGACCTGTCGGCCCGCGAGGATGAAACCATCATCGAGGTCTGTCGGGAAAATCAGATTCCGATCCCCAGTCTGTGCTATCTCGACGGCCTGTCGATTCTTGGCGGCTGCCGCCTGTGCCTAGTCGAGCTCGAAGGCCAGAACCGCCTGTTCGCCGCCTGCTCGACCCGGGTCGCCGAGGGCATGCATGTCATCACCAACACCGAGCGGCTGCAGCGCTACCGGCGCACCATCGTCGAGCTGCTCTTCGCCGAGCGCAATCATGTTTGCTCGGTATGCGTCTCCAACGGCCACTGCGAGCTGCAGAATCTCGCCCAAGGCTGTGGTGTCAATCACGTCCACATGCCTTATCGCTATCACCAGTATCAGGTCGACAGCTCTCATGAGATGTTCCGCGTCGACCACAACCGCTGCGTACTCTGCACAAGGTGTGTGCGCGTCTGCGACGAAATCGAGGGCGCTCACACCTGGGACATCATGGGCCGCGGCAGCGACTGCCAGGTGATCACCGACATGGCCCGCCCCTGGGGCGATAGCACCACCTGCACCAGCTGCGGCAAGTGCGTGCAAGTCTGCCCGACCGGCGCACTGGTCAAGCAGGGCACTTCTGCCGGGGAAATGGTCAAAGATCAGAGCTTCCTGCCGATTCTTGCCCGCCGGAGACACCAGCGATGA
- a CDS encoding NADH-quinone oxidoreductase subunit B family protein, with product MSASATKITVATTWLDGCSGCHMSFLDMDERLVALAGQIDMVYSPLVDAKELPEQVDLGIIEGSVSNDDDFEKAKAFRKHCKFLISLGDCAVNGNVPAMRNAFKLDAVIERAYRENVDINPQIPTEGVPRLRQTVLPLHAVVPVDLYVPGCPPPADAIHFVLSELIAGRTPDSNELTRFGA from the coding sequence ATGAGCGCATCCGCCACCAAAATCACGGTCGCCACCACCTGGCTCGACGGCTGCTCAGGCTGCCACATGTCCTTTCTCGACATGGACGAGCGGCTGGTGGCCTTGGCCGGTCAGATCGACATGGTCTATAGCCCGCTGGTCGATGCCAAAGAGCTACCCGAGCAGGTCGATCTTGGCATCATTGAGGGCTCGGTCAGCAACGATGACGACTTCGAGAAGGCCAAGGCCTTTCGCAAGCATTGCAAGTTTCTGATCAGCCTCGGCGACTGCGCGGTCAATGGCAATGTCCCGGCGATGCGCAATGCGTTCAAGCTCGATGCCGTCATTGAGCGCGCCTATCGGGAAAATGTCGATATCAACCCGCAGATTCCGACCGAGGGGGTTCCGCGCCTGCGCCAGACCGTGCTGCCGCTGCATGCCGTGGTGCCGGTGGATCTCTACGTACCAGGCTGCCCGCCGCCAGCAGATGCCATTCATTTTGTGCTGAGCGAGCTGATCGCCGGGCGCACGCCTGACTCCAACGAGCTCACCCGATTCGGTGCCTGA